A stretch of the Rhinoderma darwinii isolate aRhiDar2 chromosome 3, aRhiDar2.hap1, whole genome shotgun sequence genome encodes the following:
- the DHPS gene encoding deoxyhypusine synthase isoform X2, protein MAEGLPNDAKGAVLMPSDSLPEGTPQIRGYDFNRGVNYEALLQSYITTGFQATHYGQAVREVNNMIDAKLSSPGGCVILLGYTSNLISSGVRETIRYLAEHKMVDIIVTTAGGVEEDLIKCLAPTYLGDFSLKGAELRPKGINRIGNLLVPNNNYCLFEDWITPILDQLVLEQDTEGTKWTPSKMIARLGKEINHPDSVYYWAQKNNIPVYSPALTDGSLGDMLYFHSYKNPGLKLDIVEDIRRLNTSVVFAKKTGMVILGGGLVKHHICNANLMRNGADYAVYVNTGQEFDGSDAGARPDEAVSWGKIRMDANPVKVYADASLVFPLLVAQTFAQRQADLSNKEKEQD, encoded by the exons ATGGCAGAAGGACTGCCCAATGATGCCAAGGGGGCAGTGTTAATGCCCAGTGACTCTCTACCCGAAGGAACGCCCCAGATCCGAGGCTACGATTTCAATCGCGGGGTGAACTATGAGGCGTTGCTGCAGAGTTACATCACAACGGGATTTCAGGCCACGCACTATGGGCAGGCGGTGCGGGAGGTCAACAACATG ATTGACGCCAAGCTTTCGTCTCCTGGCGGATGTGTCATCTTACTGGGATACACGTCCAACCTGATCAGCTCCGGAGTACGGGAGACTATCCGATATTTGGCAGAACACAAGATG GTCGATATCATTGTCACCACGGCGGGGGGTGTAGAGGAGGACTTGATCAAATGCCTCGCTCCTACTTACTTAGGAGACTTCAGCCTGAAGGGGGCAGAACTGAGGCCGAAAGGAATCAATAG GATCGGTAATCTCCTGGTTCCCAATAATAATTACTGCTTGTTTGAGGACTGGATAACGCCGATCTTAGATCAGTTGGTGCTAGAACAAGACACTGAG GGGACTAAGTGGACACCATCCAAGATGATCGCCCGCTTAGGAAAGGAAATTAATCACCCCGATTCTGTATATTACTGGGCCCAAAAG aACAATATTCCCGTGTACAGCCCTGCGCTCACAGATGGATCATTAGGGGATATGCTGTATTTTCACTCCTACAAGAACCCGGGTTTGAAACTGGACATTGTTGAAG ACATTCGGCGGCTGAATACTTCTGTGGTGTTTGCGAAGAAGACAGGAATGGTTATTCTGGGAGGAGGACTGGTTAAGCATCACATTTGCAACGCCAACCTCATG AGGAACGGCGCAGATTATGCTGTTTATGTGAACACGGGTCAGGAATTTGATGGGTCAGACGCTGGAGCCAGACCAGATGAGGCGGTATCCTGGGGAAAGATCCGCATGGATGCTAATCCAGTTAAG